From Flavobacteriales bacterium, a single genomic window includes:
- a CDS encoding NADH:ubiquinone reductase (Na(+)-transporting) subunit B yields the protein MKFLENLVLKQIRPHFTEGGKLENYYSAYDALETFMFTPDHTT from the coding sequence TTCTAGAGAACCTCGTACTGAAGCAGATCCGACCTCATTTCACCGAAGGAGGAAAGCTCGAGAATTATTACTCGGCCTATGATGCGTTGGAGACCTTCATGTTCACCCCAGACCATACGACAT